DNA from Gambusia affinis linkage group LG06, SWU_Gaff_1.0, whole genome shotgun sequence:
ACATAATAAAGTGAGATGATTATCAGCTGAGTACTACATGTAGACAGAGTCTTTCCACAGTTTCCCAAATTTGTTACCTTACCTATTTCTATAAAAATTAAGCAGTATGAGAGAAGTATAAAGGCCAGAGGTCCTAACAGTATAATCATTGCACCCACAAAAGCTGGGGTAGAATAAGGGGTTCTGTCTGTGCAGGCCAGAACTGTTATTCCAACATGATCACAGTAACAGTGATTGATTATGTTTGTTGCACAGTAAGGAAGAGGATATGCTCTAATCACTATCATTAAAGGCATTGGAATAGCAATAATCCATGCAGTCACACTGAGAATATGGACTGTGAATTTTGTAACAATAGCTGTATATCGGAGTGGATGACAGACAGCACAGTACCTATCAAAAGCcatcagcaaaaatataaaagaatttACTGAACCTAAATAGTGAACAAAGTACATCTGGACAAAACAAGCAGTAAAGGAAATGTTTCCTGATTGAAACCAGTATCTACTGATGATTTTAGGTAAAGCTGTTGTGCTAAAGAGAAGATCACAGGCAGACACGTTTAAAATGATGTAGTACACTGGTTTGTGAAGACTCTTGTTGGTTGCAAATAGGAAAAAAACTACAGCATTTGCTTTTACAGTTACCACATAGACTAAGAATAATACAGCAGAAGTAAGACCGTAATATTGTGGATGAAGTCCAGGAAATCCAGTTAGTATGAATTCAGTTACTCTGCTTCGATTCCCTTCTGACATCATCTTGaagaaaatacctttaaaaactgaaaagcacaCAATAGATCAATCTGAATCCTTAATTGACACAAAGAATTTGCTTTGCAGTAATAAGTTCTGATATAACTAATCACAAATTATTGTTCTGTTGTAAACTATTCATAGTATAACTACTGATTTAAAGTTTGATATCCTTGCTTGTCACATTTTTGCCAAGTTATGGGTTCTCATACTAATAAGTAAATGCAGTTGTAGCTTAGATGACTAAATTTGCTTCTTTTCACACATACCTTTCACAAAAGGTGCACCAACGTTCTCTGATTTCTCACCAGGCGCTTGTCTGCTTAAAACCCCTCCTTCAATACACCTTTTGAATCAGGCAGTTATTGTTCATCCTCTTTGCTTTCTCTAGggatttctgatgttttcattttagtccTCATTTGGGTGATAGTTTTCATCCCTAACATGAATAACgattcatattttattgattatgatTATAGTAGATGTGATGCTTTCTCAAGACTTTCGGTAATACCTTGCCTACCTTAGCAGGCCGCCAGTTTTCCTACGTTGTTGCCATTTGTCTGCTGGGTTAATATTTCTAcacagttttttattattattattatttcaaaacattacaGTAGTCTCAAAAGGCAAGTGCAAATTACTTTCCttgttaaaatgacaaagacTGACAGATGAATtccataaaaattaaatgatttgcTATTCAAAATGCTATCCTAGTACACAGGTGGGCAGTTTGAAAATTTGGAATATAAAAAATTGGAAAGGTTTTATTGCtccataatttattttgctggtaagcatatttcatttgaatgaaAGTTTGCATTCCTGGATCCTTGAAATACATCCAAAACATAAGACAGTACaagaaatagaattttttttgctCATAGACAACATGAGAGCGGTGGACAAAGTAACTGATAGACAAACAgtacttttgaaatatttctgctgcGTATTTGTTAACTGCTCTCTcccaacaaaaatatgaatggcACTACATGTTGCTATccttaattttttaattactacAAGGAGCTTTACAGAGTATTCTGTGCaattcttttgaaaaatttgCACAGAATCAAAACCTTCTTCTTCCTTGTCAGTCAGAGAATGTACATATGATGTCTGGAATTTTACTGAACTCTTTCAAATACACCACATAGTTTTCACATCTTGTCTTACATTCCTCTAATTTGTCTGATACTTTCTAAAATGTCAGGAAATAACTTCTTACTTAAATTATAGAAGATACCTTGCAAGTGCTTTTACAGATTTGGAGAAAGTATCTAATATGTTCTAGTAAAGATCCAAAGGAtacatgaagaaaattaaatctcttttttgCAGCCTTTGCCTGCACAGTCATTTACCATGCTAGCCTTATCACCTACAGAGGACGAATAAAAATTTTGTAGGTGCTTAGCTTTAAGTTCATCTGTGAATGGAAAAAGTAGATTTGTAAATTGAATAATGACTTTTTATGAAGGTAAACAAACACAAGgggaaagtagaaaaaaatcagcagaatttTCTAATTGATGTTATCCAGCTTTTTGGACTTTTCCTTGAAACGAACATTAAAATAGTTTGTAGAGAATGACAagaatttgaaaagaaatcccCAGAGAGCTCAATGGAGGTAAAACAGATTGAATAATGCTAATGGTTCAGGAGTCCCACTAGAGTAAACAACTGCATTTTATGATAAGCCCAGTGAGTATTTAAAGTGATGGTAATAGAGGACTGCTAATATCCCCAGTGTTCAATAGAGGTCTCAGAGCATATGTTTCGTCTTACCTGAGTGGATTTTGTGATCCACACAGCACCCAAAGTCTATGTAACTAATAAGTATGGGATGTGAACATTGTGAGAATTTCAAACTGTCAGCTTTTACACATTGTGATTATCATTATTTATGAGAGCAATAGTTTTAGACTACTAATAGCGTAAGCATATCTGTAGGacagattgaaatatttaaccgcattaaaagttttacattgtcttgtttttactttttaacctGAAAAGCTATTATGAAGTGACAAAAATTTTCCagtataaataaacaatgatcTGCAACAAGagtgtatatttaaataaaatacattttaaatggaaaatatatatatttgtatttcattttggtGAAATATTTGACTTCTCTTAGTTAGAGGTGTAAAATtgtaaagaggaaaataaactattttgcAATAGTCaattatttatcaattatttttctcctcaaataattgattcaaaatgtttccacctttttgacatttttaagagaTTCTTATTAAGAAAATTGAggttgaaacattttgtcactcTCTACAAGTTTTCAATTGTTTGTGTCACGCATCCATGTGGAAATAAGATATTTAAGGGAACTAAAAGAGTAATGCAGATCCCAGAGTGAAAATTTCATCCTTgcataatccatccatccatccatccattttctttacacccttcttccctaaatggggtcgggagggttgctggtgagGCGGGGtatacaccctggacaggtcgccagtctgtcgcagggcaacacaaagacttacaagacaaacaaccatgcacacacacacactcacacctagggagaatttagagaaaccaattaacctgacagtcatgtttttggactgtgggaggaagccggagaacccggagagaacccacgcatgcacagggagaacatgcaaactccatgcagaaagatccccggccgggaatcgaacccaggaccttcttgctgcaaggcaacagctctctTGCATAATCCAGTTGATAGCAAATATGAAATTTCTCATCTTTTAGCCCACCTGTAACCTGACCTATAACTCCAAACACATCATAGATGTAACACAAACAATGGCCTACCGTTCATGATAATGAACATGTAGTCTACACATATGTTGTTGTGTTGACCTTTGAACTCTTGTGCAGGCTTTATGTACATGTTCCATACTGTATTTTTAGCACTACTTAACAAGAGTAAAAATCATGTTTTGAGTCATTCTTGATGTTTCTGTGTGGATGAAATTTTTTGGAATCAACACAATataaatgttgggttttttttgaaACTGTCAACATTTTTTGGGAAAAACATTCCTCTGTATTTGTGACTAGAATGCCAGTGAATGTATATTTTgaatgttaaacatttaaaatctttaaagaaaagagTTTCTTTAATGCACAAATACGTAACATCGGAAAAAGTATGTTTGTACAATAGTTTAACAAGGAACAATGTTGCATAAGATTGTTTTCAGTTGAGGACTTTCAAAGGTGCATTGTGGGAAAACTAGCACACTAATTACACCCTTGAGATGACAACTGGCATGAGACCTCATTTAGCTTCCTCATAACATTCATGTGTGGTGTTTTTATGTGTcaggtttgaaaacaaaacatgaaaactttgaACTACTGTAAACTCATTTATCACAAATTGTATTCATATAACTAGTCACATGAATAAAACCGCTAAACAAAAGGGAAGAAGGGATGAAAAAAGTTAATATGGAATTTATTGGTGAcgagagaaaagaaaatttctatatatttatatttatttgtgaagATAAATCCTGACTGTTTGAATGGTGGCCTTGCTGTGTCACCGTTTACCTGGGGTGGAAATTTTACAGTGAAAGATTGTgagaattgaattgaattgaattgaattgaattgaattgaattgaattgaattgaattgaattgaattgaattgaattgaattgaattgaattgaattgaattgaattggactcagctccttcagactagccagctcCTTTGAGCTAGCcatcagcaattagcaaacatctggtggaactgcacatctgctgagatCATTAAACAAGCTACttagtgaaacgctggtaaaagaaataaagagatgTCATGATGACTTCCAGAAGATGAAGTTTCAAAAAAagcaagagtttttaaagagacaggggtCCAATTTCTAAGTGTAAACTCACGACATCAGATTTACAGGACATATATAGCATTTTTCATATCAAATGAAGGTAACatggttacttgattgtgctataaaatgcatAATATTGCTCCTTTAACATAAAAACTCTTGAACTGGCAATTCTGTTCTGATTGACTGAataattgctttttatttaaggaTTGTAGCTC
Protein-coding regions in this window:
- the LOC122832413 gene encoding olfactory receptor 2AT4-like → MMSEGNRSRVTEFILTGFPGLHPQYYGLTSAVLFLVYVVTVKANAVVFFLFATNKSLHKPVYYIILNVSACDLLFSTTALPKIISRYWFQSGNISFTACFVQMYFVHYLGSVNSFIFLLMAFDRYCAVCHPLRYTAIVTKFTVHILSVTAWIIAIPMPLMIVIRAYPLPYCATNIINHCYCDHVGITVLACTDRTPYSTPAFVGAMIILLGPLAFILLSYCLIFIEIGKVTNLGNCGKTLSTCSTQLIIISLYYVPRCFVYFTSQAGINFSADIRIVIIMLYSLVPPMINPLIYCLRAKDIRECLMKQFYIEKSRFQQFTLNRPVH